The Candidatus Margulisiibacteriota bacterium genomic interval CTGGTAAAAAGAAAATTTAAAGCAACACCAACCAAAAGAACGTCGGACATTCTTCCTTCTGCATATCTTCTGCTTATTAAATAAATGCTCCAGAGCGACAATACTGAAAAAAGGATTGCAAAAACCACTGTCTGATCAAAAATCCAAACATTAAAGGTAACCCCTAAAGACATTGCCAACAAGGCACCTAAAGACGCTGCTGTTGAAATACCTAAGGTATAAGGCGTTGCCAAAACATTGCAAAACAATGACTGAAAAATCATTCCAGACAAAGAAAGCCCCGCTCCAGCCAAAAAAGCGAGCATTATTCTTGGCACTCTATACTGAAATAAAATATAAAGAGAATCTGGCTCCTGTAAAAAACTAAAAATATTAATATATCTTTCACCCAAAAATGGAGCTAACAACAAAATAACTATAGTAATAAATAATAAGCCAATATTCTTACGCATCATTTAGTCTTTAGTCCGGTTTCGAAAACATCTCCAAATAGCTTTTCAAACTTTTTATCAAAACTATCAAAGTGCTTGAATTTACCGTCACTTATTACATAGACACTTAAACCCGCTACATCCTCAAACATCAGCATCTCTTCTACGCTGTTCACTACCATTACAAAGGTTCTTTTCTTTTGCTCATGTAACTCAAGAATCTTTTCAAAAACTTTTTTACGTTGGCCTGGATCCAAAAAACTAAAGGGCTCATCAAGCAACATAAGTTCACCACCAACTACATACGTAGAAGCCAGCAACACCCGCTGTAACTCTCCACCGCTCAACTGTGTAATAAACTTTTTTTGTAAATACTCTATTTGAAAAATCGAAATCGACTCTGTCACTATTTTTTTGCTTTCTGCCTGATTGGAATAAGCTGACATTTCTAGTAACTCCAAAACAGTATAGGGGGTATCAAAAACTAACTTTTGAGGTAAATAAGCTAATTTGTTTGCCAGCTCTCTAACGGAGTATTCATTAATATTCCTACCATCTATAATGATTTCACCAGAATAACCATTAAGCTGTTTGTTGATTATTTTAAGGAAGGTGGACTTACCAATACCGTTTTTCCCAACGATTAAACACAAATCGTTTTTATGAATAGCTACATTTGTTTCTGAAAATATTTGCTTCTTGCCCAAACTAAAGCTGAGATTGTTTATTGAAATTTTTTTGAAGCCCTCGCCGTACAGGGGGTGGGGAAACCGAGGGCTTCTTTCCAAAAAAAGTCTTTTATATTTTACCATATTCGGATTACGTAAACCAGATTTCTAGAAATATCCTCAGCCAATTTTTTTGGCAGCTTCACCATAAATATCCTGGTAAAACATCAAAAACACATCATAAAGGTCTGAACGCATTAGATTATCGTTCAGCTCTAGTTTCTCGCTGACGCCTTCTTCACTATACGAAGCACAGAAAGGTGGTTGCTCTTCTGCTTCTAATGACCCTAAAATACTGTCGATATCTTCGTCTGACAAATTATCGTTAATGCTAGACAATGTTTTTCTTATTTTTTTCTTAAACTCATCTTTGGATCTAACACCCTTGAAAAACTTATTAAAAATTTGCTCAGCCGTAACCTGTTGCGCTCCAGCATTCTCTTTTGGGCTGGCAACAGCATTATATAAAGACTGATTAATCATATTAGCGTAATTAGCTGGTGTTCCTTGTATGTTCAAGCTTATGAACCTCTTCTTTCAATCAAAATAAACTTATGTTATAGTATAGCAAAATCAATAATTATAAACAAGAATAACCATGCTATTTAAAAAAAATCAAACTAAAAATAATACTGAATTTCTAGAAACAACCAAAAATAATCACCTTTATCATACACACACGCATAAAGGAATTCTTATTGTTGTGGAAGGAACTGATGGTTCTGGGAAATCAACACAACTACATCTTTTAAAAAAATGGCTAATTGCAGAAGGTTATCCTGTTGTCTACACTGAGTGGAACTCTTCAACACTTGTCGCAAAAACTATCAAAAAAGGCAAAAAAAAAGGGATTCTAGATAGCAACACTTTTAGCCTCTTACACGCAACTGACTTTGCTGACAGATTATACAAAACTATTATCCCAGCCTTAACATCCGGTCATATTGTTTTGGCAGATAGGTATGTGTTTACTGCTTTGGCTAGAGACTATGCAAGAAACTGTGATAGAGATTGGCTACGGAATTTATATTCATTTGCACCAAAACCTGATGCAACATTTTACTTTCAAATGCCTGTGGAGGTAAGCCTAGAAAGAATAACCCAGACAAGACAACCCAAGTATTATGAGGCTGGTATGGATATGAAACTAAGTAGTGACCCTTACAAAAGTTATGTTTTATTCCAATCAAAAGTCATCTCGGAATATGAAACAATGGTGGATGAATTTGGGCTTACACTTATGGATGGAATGCAAGAGATTCATGATAAGCAAGTTCTTTTTAGAGAAAAAGTACTACAAATCATTAAAAGGAAATTTAAATGAAAAAAAACACCTATCCTGGAAAACTTATTGTTGCAGAAGGGCTAGATGGCAGCGGAAAAACTACGCAATTTGGTCTAACCCGTAATTGGTTGGAAATTGAAGGTTACGGTGTTTCTCTTTTAAAAAGAAAAAACTCTCCACTGGTTTCCAATAATATCAGACAAGCAAAAGAAGAAAAAACCCTAATTCCAATAACTTATAGTCTTATCCATGCGGCTGACTTTAGTGACCTTATGTACAACCAAGTTATCCCTGCATTAAAGTCTGGACTTGTTGTTCTATTCAATAAATATGTTTACACCTCGATAGCTAAAGATTATCTGCGAGGTCAAAACAAAGATTGGATCAATAAGTTATATGAATTCGCGATAGAGCCGGATTTAACCTTTTATTTCAAAATAGACCACGAAGAAGCACTAGGAAGAATGACCCAAAACCAAAAAGAAAATGATTATTATGATAGTGGCATGGACATTGGTCTAAGTCCGAACAACATGACCTCTATCAAAAAATATCAGGCATTGCTTTATGAACAATACGAACTTATGTCAAAAACATATAAGTTTGTTACGGTTGACAGCCTGAAGCCCATCGAAAGCCAACAAAAAATTATTAGAGACCACATCAAAGAACTTTTGCTAAATTAGACCACTGTTTTTAGGGCTATTATTTTAATTTGACATCAAATAATACCAACTAATCTACATTATTATTTACTTCCCTAGTTAATTATCTGCTAAAAATTAACATGCCTGTGGGTGGCAATGCTTCTTTAGGCGCAGATATTTCAACTCTTCTTGGAAAGAACACATCTATTGTTCCCATTAAATATAACGTATTTTCAAAATATTTATCTTGCGATATCTTCGCTTTATCTAAATTTCTTAAAATTCTTGTAGTCATCTCCTTATTGCCTGTAGCTATAGCTAACGGTAAATACATGGCACTATCCATAATTTGTTGTCCAGTAAACTGAAAGTCTCTTTCTTTACCTGCTGCTAAAGCTTTTACTGCTGTATCTTGCTCAGCAGTGGATTCATGGCAGGCAATTATATACCTACCTATTTCCCATGGTGCTCTAATCCCATCATAAGTTTGAACTGTATCATGTACTCTTGTTACATCAATTGACCCATCTTGTTTTACTTCAAATTGAACATGTGCAGGGAACTCTCCAGTATCCTCAAGAATTTCTCCATAAAGCTTCATACTATCAGAAGCGGCTTTCTCCCAAAAAGATACTATTCCTTCTCCCATACTATTATCTTTTGCAAAAGAAGCAATCTCAATACAAGAAGCTGGAGTTAGGTAATCCGAAAAATGAAAATCATCCCAATCTTCAGAAGGACGCATAACGCTCATTCCCTTTTCATCACTAAATAAAAACTTTGCCTGACTTGTTAATTTCTGTGCTAAATCACCATATCCACTATCTATCCATAATCCATTATCTACTAATTGTTGTGCATAA includes:
- a CDS encoding ABC transporter ATP-binding protein gives rise to the protein MGKKQIFSETNVAIHKNDLCLIVGKNGIGKSTFLKIINKQLNGYSGEIIIDGRNINEYSVRELANKLAYLPQKLVFDTPYTVLELLEMSAYSNQAESKKIVTESISIFQIEYLQKKFITQLSGGELQRVLLASTYVVGGELMLLDEPFSFLDPGQRKKVFEKILELHEQKKRTFVMVVNSVEEMLMFEDVAGLSVYVISDGKFKHFDSFDKKFEKLFGDVFETGLKTK
- the tmk gene encoding dTMP kinase, which gives rise to MLFKKNQTKNNTEFLETTKNNHLYHTHTHKGILIVVEGTDGSGKSTQLHLLKKWLIAEGYPVVYTEWNSSTLVAKTIKKGKKKGILDSNTFSLLHATDFADRLYKTIIPALTSGHIVLADRYVFTALARDYARNCDRDWLRNLYSFAPKPDATFYFQMPVEVSLERITQTRQPKYYEAGMDMKLSSDPYKSYVLFQSKVISEYETMVDEFGLTLMDGMQEIHDKQVLFREKVLQIIKRKFK
- the tmk gene encoding dTMP kinase: MKKNTYPGKLIVAEGLDGSGKTTQFGLTRNWLEIEGYGVSLLKRKNSPLVSNNIRQAKEEKTLIPITYSLIHAADFSDLMYNQVIPALKSGLVVLFNKYVYTSIAKDYLRGQNKDWINKLYEFAIEPDLTFYFKIDHEEALGRMTQNQKENDYYDSGMDIGLSPNNMTSIKKYQALLYEQYELMSKTYKFVTVDSLKPIESQQKIIRDHIKELLLN
- a CDS encoding glycosyl hydrolase family 8; the encoded protein is YIQQLTGSKTITIDKRSEIIGKYRVLLSQYLLQNYQGSFIKDPSQGNQIVSEGQSYWQILATDLARIDSKSARIYQADFDKLLQGTQHMISLAKGAGNQGELPAWKVKEQGSQIVLDSDQYGSTANSAADADIDLIRSLIYAQQLVDNGLWIDSGYGDLAQKLTSQAKFLFSDEKGMSVMRPSEDWDDFHFSDYLTPASCIEIASFAKDNSMGEGIVSFWEKAASDSMKLYGEILEDTGEFPAHVQFEVKQDGSIDVTRVHDTVQTYDGIRAPWEIGRYIIACHESTAEQDTAVKALAAGKERDFQFTGQQIMDSAMYLPLAIATGNKEMTTRILRNLDKAKISQDKYFENTLYLMGTIDVFFPRRVEISAPKEALPPTGMLIFSR